The Streptococcus oralis Uo5 genome includes a window with the following:
- a CDS encoding TIGR02328 family protein yields MRLWHEALISQLPRPQLLGQHRECCALRGNGWGRKHATVDYVFTHSPYRLYAYHDLIMEEMADRGYNVSPEWLDKNYRGKTCPPYQDLPEEKLTSPIYSEHDTGYYEECLDNLRDKGIDL; encoded by the coding sequence ATGAGACTTTGGCATGAGGCTTTGATTTCGCAACTTCCTCGTCCTCAACTTTTGGGGCAACATCGAGAGTGCTGCGCCCTACGTGGCAATGGCTGGGGCAGAAAGCATGCGACGGTGGACTATGTCTTTACTCACTCGCCCTATCGTCTCTATGCCTATCATGACTTGATCATGGAGGAGATGGCTGACCGTGGCTACAATGTCAGTCCAGAGTGGCTGGATAAGAACTACCGTGGCAAGACCTGCCCTCCTTATCAAGACTTACCCGAGGAGAAGCTAACCAGTCCCATCTATAGTGAGCATGATACAGGATACTATGAGGAGTGCTTAGATAATCTCCGAGACAAGGGGATAGACCTATAG
- a CDS encoding YbgA family protein, whose amino-acid sequence MNNNNQRALCQQLWARNKYLVLSHSSNIYNEIRQYLKNEVVEVSHVQELIDRACQIPEHRGQVCNAFQHIWGYFKKKATDVERKDYMLLLDRYRFGQASKEDLIAKTRDLLDRYPNTYLQHSTLLKGDSHETLA is encoded by the coding sequence ATGAATAATAACAACCAACGTGCCCTTTGCCAACAACTCTGGGCTAGAAACAAATACCTCGTTTTGAGCCATTCCAGCAATATTTATAATGAGATTCGCCAATATCTCAAGAATGAAGTGGTGGAGGTCAGCCATGTTCAAGAACTGATTGACCGTGCTTGCCAAATTCCTGAGCATAGGGGTCAGGTTTGCAATGCCTTTCAGCATATTTGGGGCTATTTCAAAAAGAAAGCGACAGATGTTGAGCGCAAAGACTATATGCTCTTGCTGGATCGCTACCGCTTTGGTCAGGCTTCTAAGGAAGACTTGATTGCTAAGACTCGAGACTTGCTTGATCGCTATCCAAATACCTACTTGCAACATTCGACTTTACTGAAAGGAGACTCCCATGAGACTTTGGCATGA
- a CDS encoding DEAD/DEAH box helicase family protein, translating into MLGLNFKGSWRQYQKQVLDCFQDYQADGHVHLVAAPGSGKTTIGIELIARFGNPALILVPTVTIREQWVDRIQTAFLEDGQRLSDLVSQNLKEMKALTIVTYQAFHSAMNQLQSQEDGEAEDFVGFDLLASLRAQKVATLCLDECHHLRNEWWKSLEAFRKQYGPLKLISLTATPPYDSEPELWERYIRMCGEIDQEITVPELVKEDTLCPHQDFVYMCSPTAEEAERLKRFEETKWDYIHHLIVDPDFQTFVAGSKVLKGDISSDLLLEDPKYLSAMLIYMHSQGLTIPSSLQNLLRTQKLPALTSYWLETLLQSILYQTPDWYEDPDGYRKKLEADLKARGLVEKRQVYLVKSKASDQLLTQSLGKLSAIADIFLTEYESLGQELRQLVLADYIRKDFATYLGDNQATISQLGVLPYFESIRRKAQEQEIPVSLAVLSGSVVILPTDVAAELKELLPQVPLSFSSIGHLDPKDYVQVGFPSSAKGIVAAVTDLFQRGQIQVLVGTKSLLGEGWDAPCVNSLILGSFVGSFMLSNQMRGRAIRIWPGHPEKTSNIWHLVAVQAQALITLPGEEPRPESNQDLQTLSRRMEHFLGLAYNQESIETGLDRLDFPKPPFKKKQISEYNERVKSLSKDRAGLRKKWQDALVVADQFEIVTEVATQKQKIPVMLLLDALKWVRMSLLLLAVDLLVLLFRLRLIGVWWLTAACLLFLVFASWRYLRYKSPYKRLQSLGEQIRKALLDSEHLTDDQSRVHVEEDKENYMVFAYLKGGSMRDKELFAQTVGEFFAPVDNQRYLLKAEKVRQGQSLYYVVPSLFDKRKEEAQKFLDFLRPTIGRYHLVYTRTEAGRKILLEARIKALSNKNDRTLTKKKVKSQLE; encoded by the coding sequence ATGTTAGGTTTAAACTTTAAAGGAAGCTGGCGCCAATATCAAAAACAGGTCTTGGATTGTTTTCAGGACTATCAAGCAGACGGTCATGTTCATCTAGTGGCCGCTCCAGGGTCTGGAAAGACAACCATTGGTATCGAGCTAATCGCTCGTTTTGGCAACCCAGCCCTCATCTTAGTTCCGACTGTCACCATTCGCGAACAATGGGTAGATAGGATCCAAACTGCTTTTCTAGAGGATGGTCAGAGGCTTTCAGACCTCGTTTCCCAAAACTTAAAGGAGATGAAGGCATTAACAATTGTGACCTATCAGGCTTTTCATAGTGCCATGAACCAACTTCAATCACAAGAAGATGGAGAAGCAGAGGATTTTGTGGGGTTTGATTTGCTTGCAAGCCTAAGAGCTCAGAAAGTTGCGACTCTTTGTTTGGACGAATGCCACCACCTGCGCAATGAATGGTGGAAAAGTCTGGAAGCCTTTCGCAAGCAGTATGGACCGCTGAAACTCATCTCCCTGACAGCCACACCACCTTATGACAGCGAGCCAGAACTCTGGGAACGCTATATCCGTATGTGTGGGGAGATTGATCAAGAAATCACGGTACCTGAACTAGTCAAGGAAGACACTCTTTGCCCTCATCAGGATTTTGTCTATATGTGTTCACCAACAGCTGAAGAGGCGGAACGTCTCAAACGGTTTGAGGAGACTAAGTGGGACTATATTCACCACCTTATAGTTGATCCTGATTTTCAAACGTTTGTAGCAGGGTCTAAGGTCCTCAAAGGGGATATTTCATCTGATTTGCTCTTAGAAGATCCCAAGTACTTGTCTGCTATGTTGATTTATATGCATTCTCAGGGTTTAACGATTCCTTCCTCTTTACAAAATTTACTGCGAACCCAGAAGCTTCCAGCATTGACCTCCTACTGGCTGGAGACGCTGTTGCAGAGCATACTCTATCAGACACCAGATTGGTATGAGGATCCAGATGGATATAGGAAAAAGTTAGAGGCTGACTTGAAGGCGCGTGGGTTGGTGGAAAAACGTCAGGTTTATCTGGTTAAGTCCAAGGCTTCCGATCAGCTTTTAACCCAATCTCTGGGGAAGTTGTCTGCCATTGCCGATATCTTTTTGACGGAGTATGAGAGTCTAGGTCAGGAACTGAGACAGTTAGTACTAGCTGACTATATTCGCAAGGATTTTGCTACTTATCTGGGAGATAATCAGGCAACCATTTCTCAGTTGGGGGTTCTCCCTTATTTTGAAAGCATTCGTCGAAAAGCTCAGGAGCAAGAGATACCTGTGTCTTTGGCTGTCTTGTCAGGTAGTGTCGTTATTTTGCCTACCGATGTAGCAGCAGAGTTGAAGGAGCTCTTGCCTCAGGTTCCTCTTAGTTTCTCATCTATTGGTCACTTAGATCCAAAAGATTATGTGCAGGTAGGTTTTCCGAGCTCAGCTAAGGGAATCGTAGCGGCAGTGACGGACCTTTTTCAACGAGGACAGATTCAGGTCCTAGTCGGAACCAAATCTCTCCTCGGAGAGGGTTGGGATGCTCCTTGTGTTAATTCCCTAATCCTCGGAAGCTTTGTGGGGAGCTTTATGCTGAGTAACCAGATGCGCGGGCGTGCCATTCGTATCTGGCCGGGGCATCCAGAAAAGACCAGCAACATCTGGCATCTGGTAGCCGTTCAAGCGCAAGCACTTATCACTCTTCCTGGTGAGGAGCCTAGACCAGAGAGCAATCAGGATCTGCAGACCTTGTCGCGACGGATGGAGCATTTTCTTGGATTGGCTTATAATCAGGAGAGTATTGAGACCGGTTTGGATCGTTTGGATTTTCCAAAGCCCCCTTTTAAGAAAAAGCAAATTAGTGAGTACAATGAGCGAGTTAAGAGTCTCTCCAAGGATCGAGCAGGCTTGAGAAAAAAATGGCAAGATGCTCTTGTCGTAGCGGATCAGTTCGAGATAGTTACAGAAGTCGCAACCCAAAAACAGAAAATCCCAGTTATGCTCTTGCTTGATGCATTAAAATGGGTTCGCATGTCATTGCTCTTGTTGGCAGTAGATTTGTTGGTCTTGCTATTTAGACTGAGACTGATTGGTGTTTGGTGGCTTACAGCAGCCTGTCTCCTCTTTTTGGTCTTTGCATCTTGGCGCTACCTCCGTTATAAAAGTCCCTATAAACGTTTGCAATCTCTGGGTGAGCAGATCCGAAAGGCTCTGCTAGATTCAGAGCATCTAACGGACGATCAATCCCGTGTTCATGTAGAGGAGGACAAGGAAAATTATATGGTTTTCGCCTATCTCAAGGGAGGAAGCATGAGGGACAAGGAGCTGTTTGCGCAGACTGTGGGAGAGTTCTTTGCTCCAGTGGACAATCAGCGCTATCTCTTGAAGGCAGAGAAAGTCCGACAAGGTCAGTCACTTTACTATGTCGTGCCTAGTCTTTTTGACAAGCGCAAGGAAGAAGCACAGAAATTCCTCGACTTTCTGAGACCAACTATCGGACGTTATCACCTCGTCTATACACGAACAGAGGCCGGGCGGAAAATCCTTCTCGAAGCTCGTATCAAAGCTCTCTCCAATAAAAATGACCGTACCTTGACTAAGAAGAAGGTTAAAAGCCAGTTGGAGTAG
- a CDS encoding YdeI/OmpD-associated family protein, with amino-acid sequence MSDLSDAILNQAVLELQERLDGLAKERFIKLPPSHQREWAHYISEAKKDETKLRRLNKMKADLLEP; translated from the coding sequence ATGTCAGATTTATCAGATGCAATTTTGAACCAGGCAGTTCTTGAGTTGCAAGAACGCTTGGATGGTCTTGCTAAGGAGCGCTTTATTAAACTGCCACCTAGCCACCAGCGTGAATGGGCTCATTATATCAGTGAAGCCAAAAAAGATGAGACCAAACTGCGCCGTCTAAATAAAATGAAGGCGGATTTGCTGGAGCCTTAA
- a CDS encoding nucleoside phosphorylase — MLLEEFEDVAAVIEPTEKPVHDKGEVCETIILSFNGEILKRLIESEDVYPGGYLKSINGHHPWYIYGQGPSKLAVMLAPIGAPMIVGQLEELAARGFKNFIILGSCGVLDRSIEADKIILPAAALRDEGTSYHYAPPGDEVAYDESLLIELEAIFDKHNIEHIRTKSWTTDAFYRETPDKVKRRLAAGAQVVDMEASAIMAWSQFRKSKVYQFFYTADYVDHHNRTWDARHEERTADAMTFFTIALTIAKELER; from the coding sequence ATGCTATTAGAGGAATTTGAAGATGTAGCAGCAGTTATTGAGCCAACTGAAAAGCCAGTCCATGACAAGGGAGAGGTATGCGAAACCATCATTCTGTCCTTTAATGGCGAAATTCTGAAACGTTTGATTGAGTCAGAAGATGTCTATCCGGGAGGCTATTTGAAAAGCATAAACGGCCATCATCCATGGTATATTTATGGCCAAGGACCTAGCAAGCTAGCAGTTATGTTGGCTCCAATTGGGGCTCCCATGATAGTCGGCCAGCTGGAGGAGTTGGCGGCCAGAGGCTTCAAAAATTTCATCATTTTAGGTTCCTGTGGCGTTTTGGACCGCTCAATTGAGGCGGATAAAATTATCCTGCCTGCAGCTGCATTGCGAGATGAAGGAACTAGCTATCACTATGCCCCACCGGGTGACGAAGTCGCCTATGACGAGTCTCTGCTGATTGAGCTGGAAGCCATCTTTGACAAGCACAATATCGAGCATATCCGCACCAAGTCTTGGACGACTGATGCCTTTTATCGAGAAACGCCTGATAAGGTCAAACGTCGCTTGGCTGCTGGAGCTCAAGTGGTGGACATGGAAGCTTCAGCTATCATGGCTTGGAGTCAATTTCGCAAGAGTAAAGTCTATCAGTTCTTCTACACAGCTGACTATGTGGATCATCATAACCGAACCTGGGATGCCCGCCATGAAGAGCGGACAGCTGATGCCATGACTTTTTTCACTATCGCTTTGACAATAGCAAAGGAACTAGAAAGGTAA
- the metF gene encoding methylenetetrahydrofolate reductase [NAD(P)H], whose product MSRQTPSLSFEVFPPNPAVGNDNIISALQDMRELTPHFISVTASNNKFNIKETTVRLADFIQNDLAIPTIAHLPAIYLTKEKVAETIADLDKVGVQKILALRGDIIPDVEPQKDFRYATDLIEFIKEQAPHFDIVGACYPEGHPDSPNQISDIQNLKKKVDAGCSSLVTQLFFDNERFYDFQDKCTLAGIDVPIHAGIMPILNRNQALRLLKTCENIHLPRKFKAILDKYEHDPESLRAAGLAYAVDQIVDLVTQDVAGVHLYTMNNAETAKYIHQATHALFNHQSLG is encoded by the coding sequence ATGTCACGCCAAACGCCGTCACTTTCATTTGAAGTGTTCCCTCCAAACCCAGCTGTGGGTAATGATAATATTATTTCAGCCTTGCAGGATATGCGGGAGCTGACACCGCATTTTATCAGTGTGACCGCCAGCAATAATAAATTTAATATCAAGGAAACAACGGTTCGTTTGGCTGACTTTATCCAGAATGACTTGGCGATTCCAACCATTGCCCACTTGCCAGCTATCTATCTGACCAAGGAAAAGGTTGCTGAAACCATTGCAGACTTGGATAAGGTTGGGGTACAGAAAATCTTGGCCTTGCGTGGAGATATTATCCCTGATGTGGAACCACAAAAGGATTTCCGCTACGCAACGGACTTGATCGAGTTCATCAAGGAACAAGCTCCTCACTTTGATATTGTTGGCGCTTGCTACCCAGAGGGGCATCCAGATTCTCCAAATCAAATCTCAGATATTCAAAATCTCAAGAAGAAAGTGGATGCAGGCTGTTCAAGTCTTGTAACGCAACTTTTCTTTGACAATGAGCGTTTCTATGATTTTCAAGACAAGTGTACCTTGGCAGGGATTGATGTTCCTATTCATGCGGGTATCATGCCCATTCTGAACCGTAATCAAGCGCTTCGTCTCTTGAAAACGTGTGAGAATATCCACCTTCCACGAAAATTCAAGGCCATCTTAGACAAGTATGAGCATGACCCTGAGTCACTCAGAGCAGCAGGACTTGCCTACGCAGTGGATCAGATCGTGGACTTAGTCACACAGGATGTCGCAGGTGTGCATCTCTACACCATGAACAATGCTGAAACAGCAAAATACATTCACCAAGCAACCCATGCCTTGTTTAATCATCAGTCTTTAGGGTAA
- the pnp gene encoding polyribonucleotide nucleotidyltransferase: protein MTKQVFQTTFAGRELVVETGQVAKQANGSVVVRYGESTVLTAAVMSKKMATGDFFPLQVNYEEKMYAAGKFPGGFMKREGRPSTDATLTARLIDRPIRPMFAEGFRNEVQVINTVLSYDENASAPMAAMFGSSLALSISDIPFDGPIAGVQVGYVDGQIIINPSQEQAERSLLELTVAGTKHAINMVESGAKELSEEIMLEALLKGHEAVKELIAFQEEIVAAVGKEKAEVELLHVDAELQAEITEAYNSDLQKAVQVEEKLARESATQAVKDQVTAVYEEKYADHEEFDRIMRDVAEILEQMEHAEVRRLITEDKVRPDGRKVDEIRPLDAVVDFLPRVHGSGLFTRGQTQALSVLTLAPMGETQIIDGLDPEYKKRFMHHYNFPQYSVGETGRYGAPGRREIGHGALGERALAQVLPSLEEFPYAIRLVAEVLESNGSSSQASICAGTLALMAGGVPIKAPVAGIAMGLISDGNNYTVLTDIQGLEDHFGDMDFKVAGTRDGITALQMDIKIQGITAEILTEALAQAKKARFEILDVIEATIPEVRPELAPTAPKIDTIKIDVDKIKIVIGKGGETIDKIIAETGVKIDIDEEGNVSIYSSDQDAINRTKEIIAGLVREAKVDEVYHAKVVRIEKFGAFVNLFDKTDALVHISEMAWTRTNRVEDLVAIGDEVDVKVIKIDEKGRIDASMKALLPRPPKPEHDEKGEKSERPHRPRHHKDHKPKKEFTETPKDSE from the coding sequence ATGACAAAACAAGTGTTTCAAACGACTTTTGCGGGTCGTGAGTTGGTTGTAGAGACTGGTCAGGTTGCTAAGCAAGCAAATGGCTCTGTTGTCGTGCGTTACGGTGAGTCAACTGTCTTGACTGCTGCCGTTATGTCTAAGAAGATGGCAACTGGGGATTTCTTCCCTCTCCAGGTCAACTACGAAGAAAAAATGTATGCGGCTGGGAAGTTTCCTGGTGGCTTTATGAAGCGTGAAGGACGTCCTTCAACTGATGCGACTTTGACAGCGCGTTTGATTGACCGTCCAATCCGCCCTATGTTTGCGGAAGGTTTTCGTAATGAAGTGCAAGTGATCAACACGGTCCTTTCTTATGATGAAAATGCCTCTGCACCAATGGCAGCTATGTTTGGTTCATCCTTGGCACTTTCTATCTCAGATATTCCATTTGACGGACCAATCGCTGGGGTACAAGTGGGCTATGTAGATGGTCAAATCATCATCAACCCAAGTCAAGAACAAGCAGAGCGTTCGCTTCTTGAATTGACAGTAGCTGGGACCAAGCATGCTATCAACATGGTTGAGTCTGGTGCCAAAGAATTGTCAGAAGAAATCATGTTGGAAGCCCTTCTAAAAGGACATGAAGCCGTTAAAGAATTGATTGCCTTCCAAGAAGAAATCGTTGCCGCAGTTGGTAAGGAAAAAGCAGAAGTGGAATTGCTTCATGTGGATGCTGAATTACAAGCTGAAATCACCGAAGCTTACAACAGTGACCTTCAAAAAGCGGTTCAAGTAGAAGAAAAATTGGCTCGTGAATCTGCAACTCAAGCAGTGAAAGACCAAGTCACAGCAGTTTACGAAGAAAAGTATGCAGACCACGAAGAATTTGACCGTATCATGCGTGATGTAGCTGAAATCTTGGAACAAATGGAACATGCTGAAGTGCGCCGTTTGATCACAGAAGACAAGGTTCGTCCTGACGGTCGTAAGGTCGATGAAATCCGTCCTTTGGATGCGGTTGTTGACTTCCTTCCTCGTGTGCATGGTTCCGGTCTCTTCACTCGTGGACAAACTCAGGCTCTTTCAGTTTTGACCTTGGCTCCGATGGGAGAAACGCAAATCATCGATGGTTTGGATCCAGAGTACAAGAAACGCTTTATGCACCACTATAACTTCCCACAATACTCTGTAGGGGAAACAGGTCGTTATGGTGCACCAGGTCGTCGTGAAATTGGTCACGGTGCTCTCGGTGAGCGTGCTCTTGCTCAAGTCTTGCCAAGTTTGGAAGAATTCCCGTATGCGATCCGCTTGGTAGCTGAGGTTTTGGAATCAAATGGTTCTTCATCTCAAGCTTCTATCTGTGCGGGAACTCTTGCCCTTATGGCTGGTGGTGTGCCAATCAAGGCGCCGGTAGCTGGTATTGCCATGGGTCTCATCTCCGACGGAAACAACTACACAGTATTGACAGATATCCAAGGATTGGAAGACCACTTCGGTGATATGGACTTTAAAGTTGCCGGTACTCGTGACGGGATTACAGCCCTTCAAATGGATATCAAGATCCAAGGGATTACTGCAGAAATCTTGACTGAGGCTCTTGCTCAAGCCAAGAAAGCGCGTTTTGAAATCCTTGATGTGATTGAAGCAACGATTCCAGAAGTTCGTCCAGAATTGGCTCCAACTGCACCGAAAATTGATACCATCAAGATTGATGTGGACAAGATTAAGATTGTCATCGGTAAAGGTGGAGAAACCATCGATAAGATTATCGCTGAAACAGGCGTTAAAATCGATATCGACGAAGAAGGTAATGTTTCTATCTACTCTAGCGACCAAGATGCCATTAACCGTACCAAAGAAATTATTGCTGGCTTGGTTCGTGAAGCCAAAGTGGATGAAGTTTACCATGCCAAGGTTGTTCGTATCGAGAAATTTGGTGCCTTTGTCAACCTCTTTGATAAGACAGATGCACTTGTGCACATTTCTGAAATGGCTTGGACTCGTACCAACCGTGTCGAGGACTTGGTAGCTATCGGTGATGAAGTCGATGTTAAGGTTATCAAGATTGATGAAAAAGGCCGTATCGATGCCTCTATGAAAGCTCTTCTTCCTCGTCCTCCAAAACCTGAGCATGATGAAAAAGGTGAAAAGTCTGAGAGACCTCACCGTCCACGTCATCACAAGGACCACAAACCGAAGAAAGAATTTACAGAAACACCAAAAGATTCAGAATAA
- the cysE gene encoding serine O-acetyltransferase, which produces MGWWRETIDIVKENDPAARNSLEVLLTYPGVKALAAHRLSHFLWKHGFKLLARMHSQFWRFWTQIEIHPGAQIDSGVFIDHGSGLVIGETAIVEKGVLLYHGVTLGGTGKDVGKRHPTVRKGALISAHAQVIGPVEIGENAKVGAAAVVVADVPSDVTVVGIPAKIVRVHGQKDEPTIHEVEEKREYYVNKLEHAREASHHSSSL; this is translated from the coding sequence ATGGGATGGTGGCGCGAAACCATTGATATTGTAAAAGAAAATGATCCAGCGGCACGCAACAGTTTGGAAGTTTTGCTGACTTATCCAGGTGTCAAGGCCTTAGCTGCCCACCGTCTCTCGCATTTTCTATGGAAGCACGGCTTCAAACTCCTAGCTCGGATGCACAGTCAGTTTTGGCGTTTTTGGACCCAAATCGAGATTCATCCGGGTGCCCAGATTGACTCAGGTGTTTTTATCGACCATGGTTCAGGTCTGGTGATTGGAGAGACGGCGATTGTTGAAAAAGGCGTTCTTCTCTATCACGGAGTAACACTTGGTGGGACAGGGAAGGATGTTGGCAAACGCCATCCGACTGTGCGTAAAGGAGCTCTCATATCAGCCCATGCCCAAGTCATCGGACCGGTAGAAATCGGTGAAAATGCCAAAGTCGGTGCTGCTGCAGTAGTCGTGGCAGACGTACCTAGTGATGTGACGGTTGTCGGTATTCCGGCTAAGATCGTCCGAGTTCATGGACAGAAGGATGAACCAACGATCCACGAAGTCGAAGAAAAACGAGAGTACTACGTCAATAAACTCGAGCATGCTAGAGAAGCCAGTCACCATTCATCAAGTCTGTAG
- the metE gene encoding 5-methyltetrahydropteroyltriglutamate--homocysteine S-methyltransferase — MSTTIIGFPRLGEFRELKFTTEKYFRKEISEEELLAAAKDLRAKHWNIVKEKGITEIPSNDFSHYDNFLDAAFLFNVVPASVQNLELSDLERYFALGRGYQGEKGDVRALPMKKWFNTNYHYIVPKFEKDTQVKLAGHKIFDEFQEAKELGLNTRPVLVGPFTFLQLSDFEDGVKAEDFVDSLVAAYQEVFAKLAELGATRIQLDEAALVKDLTAEEKALFLNLYNKLLADKKGLEVLLQTYFGDVRDIYADLVNLPVDAIGLDFVEGKKTLELVKSGFPADKTLYAGIVNGKNIWRNNYEKSLAVLEQIPAENIVLTSSCSLLHVPFTTANEEFEPAILNHFAFAVEKLDEIRDLDAIRNGQGAEALAANKELFATERVGENAELRARIAGLTDADYTRLPAFSEREAIQEEAFKLPALPTTTIGSFPQTKEVRAKRLAFRKGELSQEEYDAFLAETIDEWIKWQEEVGFDVLVHGEFERNDMVEYFGQNLSGYLFSKNGWVQSYGMRGVKPPIIWGDVTRLNPITVKWSSYAQSRTDKPVKGMLTGPVTILNWSFPREDISIKDSTLQIALAIKDEVLDLEAAGVKIIQIDEAALREKLPLRRSDWYEDYLDWAIPAFRLVHSTVAPDTQIHTHMCYSEFTDIIPAIDNMDADVISFEASRSNLEILDELKAKNFQTEVGPGVYDIHSPRVPNEGEIDHTIDAILAKVPSKKVWINPDCGLKTRGIPETKESLIRLVEAAKAAREKL, encoded by the coding sequence ATGTCAACTACGATCATCGGTTTCCCTCGTTTGGGTGAATTCCGCGAATTAAAATTTACAACTGAAAAATATTTTAGAAAAGAAATCTCAGAAGAAGAACTCCTTGCAGCAGCAAAAGACTTGCGTGCAAAACACTGGAACATCGTCAAAGAAAAAGGCATCACTGAAATTCCATCAAATGACTTTTCTCACTATGACAACTTCCTTGATGCTGCTTTCCTTTTCAACGTAGTTCCTGCATCAGTACAAAACTTAGAATTATCTGATCTTGAGCGTTACTTTGCTTTGGGTCGTGGTTACCAAGGAGAAAAAGGGGATGTTCGTGCCCTTCCGATGAAGAAATGGTTCAACACCAACTACCACTACATCGTTCCTAAATTTGAAAAAGACACTCAAGTTAAATTGGCTGGTCACAAGATTTTTGATGAGTTCCAAGAAGCAAAAGAACTTGGTCTCAACACTCGTCCAGTCCTTGTAGGTCCGTTCACTTTCCTTCAATTGTCAGACTTTGAAGACGGTGTGAAAGCAGAAGACTTCGTAGATAGCTTAGTAGCTGCTTACCAAGAAGTTTTTGCTAAATTGGCGGAGCTTGGTGCGACTCGTATCCAATTGGACGAAGCAGCTCTTGTCAAAGACTTGACAGCTGAAGAAAAGGCTCTTTTCTTGAACCTCTACAACAAACTCTTGGCTGACAAAAAAGGTCTTGAAGTCTTGCTTCAAACTTACTTCGGAGACGTTCGTGACATTTACGCTGACCTTGTGAACTTGCCAGTAGATGCCATTGGTCTTGACTTCGTTGAAGGTAAGAAAACTCTTGAACTCGTTAAAAGTGGTTTCCCAGCTGACAAGACTCTCTATGCAGGTATCGTCAATGGTAAGAACATCTGGCGCAACAACTACGAAAAGAGCTTGGCTGTTCTTGAGCAAATCCCAGCTGAAAACATTGTTTTGACAAGTTCATGCTCACTTCTTCATGTGCCATTTACAACTGCTAACGAAGAATTTGAACCAGCTATCTTGAACCACTTTGCTTTTGCAGTTGAAAAATTGGATGAGATTCGTGATTTGGATGCTATCCGCAATGGTCAAGGCGCAGAGGCTCTTGCTGCTAACAAAGAACTCTTTGCGACTGAACGTGTTGGTGAAAATGCGGAACTTCGTGCGCGCATCGCTGGATTGACAGACGCTGACTACACTCGTTTGCCAGCCTTTTCAGAGCGTGAAGCTATCCAAGAAGAAGCCTTTAAACTTCCAGCTCTTCCAACAACAACCATCGGTTCATTCCCTCAAACAAAAGAAGTCCGTGCTAAACGTTTGGCCTTCCGTAAGGGTGAATTATCACAAGAAGAATACGATGCCTTCCTTGCTGAAACCATCGACGAATGGATCAAATGGCAAGAAGAAGTTGGATTTGACGTGCTTGTACACGGTGAGTTCGAGCGTAACGACATGGTTGAGTACTTCGGTCAAAACTTGTCAGGTTACCTCTTCTCTAAGAATGGTTGGGTACAATCATACGGTATGCGTGGGGTGAAACCACCAATCATCTGGGGTGATGTGACTCGTCTCAACCCAATCACTGTCAAATGGTCTAGCTACGCACAAAGCCGTACTGACAAACCTGTTAAAGGTATGTTAACTGGACCGGTTACCATCCTCAACTGGTCATTCCCACGTGAAGACATCTCTATCAAGGATTCTACTCTTCAAATCGCTCTTGCTATTAAGGATGAAGTTCTTGACCTTGAAGCTGCAGGCGTGAAGATTATCCAAATCGATGAGGCTGCTCTTCGTGAGAAATTGCCACTCCGTCGTAGCGACTGGTACGAAGACTACCTTGACTGGGCTATTCCAGCCTTCCGCTTGGTACACTCTACAGTTGCACCAGATACTCAAATCCACACCCACATGTGTTACTCAGAATTTACAGATATCATCCCAGCTATCGACAACATGGATGCGGACGTTATTTCCTTTGAAGCAAGCCGTTCAAACCTTGAAATCTTGGACGAACTCAAAGCGAAAAACTTCCAAACAGAAGTGGGACCTGGGGTTTACGATATCCACTCACCTCGTGTGCCAAATGAAGGCGAAATCGACCACACAATCGATGCTATTCTTGCTAAAGTTCCAAGCAAGAAAGTTTGGATTAACCCTGACTGTGGTTTGAAAACACGTGGTATTCCAGAAACAAAAGAAAGCTTGATCCGCCTTGTCGAAGCAGCCAAAGCTGCGCGTGAGAAATTGTAA